Within the Pygocentrus nattereri isolate fPygNat1 chromosome 28, fPygNat1.pri, whole genome shotgun sequence genome, the region TGTATCATCCGCATATTGAAGGTTATTGATGTTACTTCCTCCAGTACTGCTTCTCTCATTACATGACTTGCATACAGGTTGAACAGGTATGGTGATTGTATACAGCCTTGTCTCACTCCTTTGCCAATGTggaacccatccatccatccatccatccatccatccatccatccatccatccatccatccattttctaagccgcttctccatcagggtcgcggggaaggggggtgctggagcctatcccagcggtcatcgggcggaagtcgggatacaccctggacaggtcgccagtccatcacagggcagacagacagacacagacagtcactatGTGGAACTATTCTGTTCATTCAGTGTCTGTTCTGAACATGACTTGTTGATTAGTGTGCACTcgtaaaaaagatgttttttcaagggttctttagtaaagaaaatggttctataaaggacCTGCGCACATGGGACAGCATTCTCCATTTATCTCATACTCGGCACGGGCACATGGGCCAAAGCCCATGAGTTCAAAATTCAGGGTGAAAACAGCGGCGAATAGAATAAATATCTTGAAGCTACAGGTCATCTCCAGAGTGCTAGTTCAGTATCTTCTAATAAAGAAGGCAAACGTTTCTCCCCCACACTTCATCTGTCCCTCTGCTTTCAGATCATTTGCTAAAAACATCGAGCAGGTTTGCTTCATGCTGATGGCAGTTCTACAGCTGATAGTTCTActataacaacaaaaacatgtagATTTCAGTCCTGGTAGATCTGCTGATGGAGTTCATTCTATTTACTATGCATGTAGCTGACGCTCGCAATACAGCAATATGTTACTGTGACAATGCCAGAAGTTTATGAGATTATCATATTTgatttctgattgtttttttttatgttgcataAATTAATGATGAAATCCGTACTGCAATTCGTAGTTCTGCTGTTAGACcttattgaaatattaagtttaatttgtttattaatttgtgGAGAGACGTCATTTCCTGTCTGGGTAACGTGCGCGGGAAATTGTGAGTGGAAACTAAGCGAAAGAGGAAAGagacgagagaaagagacaaggaAAAGATGAGAGATGACTGTCTACTACTGGCTAAATAGGCGCACACGGTAACTAttgtaaatattgaaaattgTGTACCTTTGTAGAAGAAATGTTTCTGAAAATGATGTATAtgcaatgtgtttttgttgttgtcagtTTTCACGGTGTTCCGTAACTTggtgaagaaaataaaatggttgtGGACATCAGTAAGAGGCGTGAATCTTATTACCAGAGTAGATACAATGCATGTGTTGGGCGAAGTCCTCCTTCAGGGTTTCTGCTCCTTGGAGAAGAATCTAAAAAGAAAGGACAAACATGTTGGGATGACAAATCAGTCACAGATTGAATTCTGAGTTCTAACTGCTGATAATTGTGATAACAGCTTTTTCACACCAagactgtatcactccgctgaagCATCGCCAACTAACGACAAGCTTTATTCACACACACCTGAAGTGTTTTGTATTTGTGGTTATATAAAACGAGATTTTGACAAGACGGGTGACCCCCTGTCTAAATCTTATTGGCAGAGGGCCAGTGAGGCTGCAGGTGTTCACTGCAAACTAgctgaagcacacctgattctacatgtttaatcagttggtctttGAAAATAAGAATAGCAAAAAGAtgcttttttgctatttttgttcGCTGTCTGTCATGTAACCCGACCAAAACTAGATATCATGACTCCCATCTCGAGCTAGGCCTGCTACGGCCCCGGCGCTGCGTGAGCCTGCTGGACGAAAGCGATGCGCGAGGAGGTGTGCGCGCTAGGTTAATGGCTAACCCCACACAACCAGGCGTTCCATGGGTTCTTCTTTCTAACGTTTGTTCCTTGGAGAATAAACTGGACTACCCAGCGTGAGTTCAGAGACTGCTGTGTTTTCGTTTTTACGGAGACGTGGATGACGAGCTCCACTCCGGACTTAGCCGTTCAGCTCGATGGCCTGTTGTGCTTCCGTGCGGACAGAGACGCTGAGCTGTGCAATAAGGCTTGAGGTGGAggcctgtgtgtttacatcaacactgaatggtGTTGATGTAAACACATAGTTTAAGCTTCATTTTGTGGAGTTTAAGcttcattttttcattcttttgttGAAATTCTACtaataaaaactaattaaatACAACTAATGAATTAAATATGCATTAATACAGAACATGTAGCCaaactaaaataatataaataacaaaatacttACAGTTGGTCTAATTCAATGTCTTGACTTCTAACTGTTTCATCATGTCCAGCTGATAGAAAAGCACAGtctacttttaatattttataataaactgtaaaaatattgtataaataaaacttctaaataaataaatgtaaggcACTTACCTGCATGTTGGTGAGTGCTATGCTTAATTTTGAGAAGCATGAGaactgctactactacaacCACAGTGAGAATAAAAACTGTGATTCCAGCTATCAGAGCAGTTGGAGTTTGATTTCCACATTCAGCATCAGAAGAAAGTGTTcctacttttatttctgtaagtCCCAGATCTTCACAtctgtcagaataaaacaaatCATCTGATGAAGTCACATGATTTTCTGATTGTGTAGTTTTTATAGGTCACTGTTGATCATCTACATTTCTTTAACACTTGCTCTGGTTTATCCTTTAGATGAAGACTCTCCTTTAGATGAAGGTTATAAAACTACAACCAAATGacaacattttacttttacactCTGTGTCTCTATTCAACACTCTTTCATTTAGATCCTTCAATCTCAaacaaaatgacacatttatgTGTACACATCCACTGCTTGTGCATGTCTTGCAAATAGtgccttttttccttttattctatgcctatatttcctttttttgggTTATGTATAATCTCACTAGAACTACTGTGTGAAAATCCCTACTGTTGGATATTCATTCACTGATCATAATGATCATTCACTGACACTCAATTGAATTCACTCACTTTGAATGTGGTTGACAAATCTGAAGAGAGCCATTTGAGAAGGTACCATCTGGACATTCAGCACATTCAGTATCTTTAAATGATGTTCCTGCAAACATACAAGTTCTGCTCAGTCACAGAGAATAGCTGCTACTGTAAGCAAGTTATTTAAAGGATCTGTATGCAAAGcccaatttttttgttttgttttaataagagtttattttgtttatgtgtatttatgtggTGTTACTGTGGTGGTACACTCGGgcgtacatcccagtacctttagtcagggaagataattgtaccataatccattgaaattatattttctaagttatatttactccacacaccccgtcttgtctccaggctttttattttaatgttctgatttaaaacattcggttattaaaatgcacaaatatctacttttccactagagaaaaaaaaaaaaaacttatgtaGGGTACACCAGAAAACCAGTGTTACTTTGGAAGTTTATAGTGTATACTGACATATCACACTAACCTCTGTGCTTTATATATTGTCCAGGACTGCAGTTTTTGTGTTTCTCAGCTCGTCTACAGCTGCCTCCCTGTTGAGCAGTGCAGTAAGATCCATCTAGTGGTTCACAGGCAGTATCCAATGATCTAGAGCAGGAGGTCTTTACTCTTAAACTCTGACctgtaaacaacacaaaataactgTCACTACACCAAaactattatatttatttaaccaATGCTTTACATACACAAATCACGCTGAAGtctacaaaatatataaaacatgaatTACTTATGAAAGACAGACTTACCAGAATCACACACTGTACAGCTAAAGCAGTTTATAAAACAATTGGGTTCATCAGTGTAAGTTGATTCAGGACATGGAACACAATTAGTGCTTGTATCCACAGTGCAATGCCTATAAACATAGTTTCctaaaaaaatacagcaaagaatgagacaaaataatgtttaaagggaaaatttacaaaaaaccTCACATTGATATAATTTTCCACATGCGTGTGAACCatacaaatgaacagaacttcACTAACTTCACACAGTAGGCAGCCACTTTAGACAACATCTTGCTCTGTTTTGTTCTAAACCACCTCAACaattctgcagaaagttttaacgatgtatttacaaaaaagatttgggtgactgttTACtctcagttattattattttttggttAGCCTTTGTTACCATAATAGTTCCAGTGCTgaactacagaagcaaatttTGGACGCTAAACATTGAGACTGAAGGACCACATCTGAAGCAAAATTGTGTGATAAAGTAGTTAATGTGAATGTTTTGTAGCGCTCTCGTCTCATAATATTAACAGGATAGAGGTAGATCAGATACTATAGTAAGAGTGACGCAGAACGTCTCGCCTCAGACGGACTCTCCCAGTTTTGcgaactccatttcccaggagtaTGAGGGAGCTCGATTGATCACGCACTCATCAGCATTCACAGTCACCCGATTACTGACTCATGTCACCTGTGCTAGTTTGTCACATGTTCAGGCTAGATTAGTTATAAGCGTTAGTTAGTTGGTGTTGTTTCTCTCATCAACTTACTGAGCGGTTTTCCTGATTACCGTATAGCGTGTTTGTCGCTGACCTTTTGCCCGTTTAGCTGGACTGAGATTTTTTCCTTGTCCTTTGGATTTTGGTTACCGGATTCTggctttgtgttttggatgacTCTGCTTGTGTAAACGACCTTGTTTCTCGGATTGCCCTTTTGCTTACGTTTGCCTGTTGTGGTGATCACAGCCGTGATCATCTCTGCTCTCCTGGCTTTGACCCACGCATGCGCTTTGACACCGACCTGCCTACTGtgaataaaacttatttttacgGAACTGCGCGTTCGTCTGAACTTCGCTGAACCCTCATAATCGCTTCTTTTTGGGGGGCGCAGGGCGCCCCTCTCCCTGCCCTCTCATACATGTTGCATAGCCGGGTGTGGTGACGTTCCTATAGATTTAGGCAACTTACATTCACCTTTAACTTACCAGCTGCGCACATGGGACAGCATTCTCCATTTATCTCATACTCGGCACGGGCACATGGGCCAAAGCAGAGTTCAAAATTCAGGGTGAAAACAGCGGCGAATAGAATAAATATCTTGAAGCTACAGGTCATCTCCAGAGTGCTAGTTCAGTGTCTTCtaataaagaaagaagaaaacgtTTCTCCCCCACACTTCATCTGTCCCTCTGCTTTCAGGTCATCTGCTAAAAACATCGAGCAGGTTTGCTTCATGCTGATGGCAGTTCTACAGCTGGTAGATCTActataacaaaaacatgtagaTTTCAGTCCTGGTAGATCTGCTGATGCAGTTCATCCTATTTTCTACGCATGTCTTGGGCCAAGTCCTCCTTCAGGGTTTCTGCTCCTTGGAGAAGAATCTAAAAAGAAAGGACAAACATGTTGGGATGACAAATCAGTCACAGATTGAATTCTGAGTTCTAACTGCTGATAATTGCGATAACAGCTTTTTCACACCAAGACTGCATCACTCCGCTGAAGCATCGCCAACTAACGACAAGCTTTATTCACACACACCTGAAGTGTTTTGTATTTGTGGTTATATAAAACAGATTTTGACAAGACGGGTGACCCCCTGTCTAAATCTTATTGGCAGAGGGCCAGTgaggctgcaggttttcactccaaactagctgaagcacacctgattctacatgtttaatcagttggtctttGAAAATAAGATTGGACACACCTGCTTTagaataatgtaataataatagtatgaCCTTCAGTCTGTTTGGCCAGATTGTGATTGTGACTACAGACACACATCAAATTCTGAATCTGCCATTACTATGAAAAATGTTAGGTCAACTGCAGTGGGGGCAGAACAACTGCACACGCTGGAAGCTAGAAACAAACATACAATTTTACAAACAAGATTGGCtactctctcctgctctcttccTTCACAGAGGTACCTGCTCTGCAGTCAGTCATGTGAGGAGGACCTCTAAACAATCAGAGGTCCAGCTGGTACAGTTGGTGGGAGCAGCCTATGTTGTAAAAGAGGCCTACTGAACTTCCGGCGGTGCGGCAAGTAGCTGCAGCGGCCACTTTGGGAATagcaaaactgtttttttgctattttcgTTCACTGTCTGTCATGTAACCTGCCAAAACTAGATATCATGACTGTTTCAACCAGCACCATCATCTACCATCGCCAGAGCCAGCTACAGCTGAGAAATCAGCCACAATCTCTGCTTCCAAGCGAACTGTGGGAAGAGCTGCGCGAGCTAGGCCTGCTACGGTTCCCAGCGCTGCATGAGCCTGCTCACTGAAAGCGATGCGCGAGGAGGCAGAAGTGAGGAAAGCGAGGCAAGCGAGCCAGCGTGCGCGCTAGGTTAATGGCTAACCCCACACAACCCGCCATTCCATGGCTTCTTCTCTCTAACGTTTGTTCCTTGGAGAATAAACTGGACTACCCAGCGTGAGTTCAGAGACTGCTGTGTTTTCGTTTTTACGGAGACGTGGATGACGAGCTCCACTCCGGACTTAGCCGTTCAGCTCGATGGCCTGTTGTGCTTCCGTGCGGACAGCGATGCTGAGCTGTGCAGTAAGGCTTGAGGTGGAggcctgtgtgtttacatcaacactgaatggtGTAAAAACGCAGCGGTAGTGTCCGGTCATTGCTCACCGCTGGTGGAGTTTGTGATTGTCAGAGCCAGGCCATTCGCTGTATATAATAGCGGTGTATATAGCACCCAGTGTTAATGCCGCACTGAACAAGCTGTACAGAGCTATCAGCGACCTCCAGAACACAAACCCAGACAGACTGTTTACTGTTGCCAGTGATTTCAACCATGCCAGTCTGAAGTCAGTACTCCCCAAATTTCATCAGTATGTGGCCTTTGCAACCCAGAGGGTTAACGTGctggatcttgtttacacaaacatccccaGCACGTACAGGGCTGAGCCCCGCCCCCACTACGGCTACTCAGACCACAACTCTGTGATGCTCATTTCAGCATACAGACCGCTCATCAGACgtgccaaaccagaccagaagcaagtgagaacctggcCGCCAGGAgctctctgctcttcaggactgttttgagcacactgactgggagatgttcagagtagcAGCAACTACCGGTGACTatcaacctggaggagtacacagaatcagtgactggctacatcagcaagtgcattggAGACACTAACATCATCAAACCCATCACAactcaccccaaccagaaaccatggatgactgcagaggtgcgcatgctgctgagaacccgCGACAAGGCTTCcaagtcaagggacaaagcaagcctGAGGGTGCCAAGAGCCAAGCTCTCCCGGGCCATCAAAAAGGCTAAGcgtgcctactcaaagaaaatccatgattttcaaaacactgctgacacacggcacatgtggcagggcatccaggcaccaactacaagtcacctccatctgcttgtgacagtgattCCTCCCATCCAGACATGCTTAACAACTTCTATGCTCGGTTTGAGGCACAGAATGGCATTATGGTaaggaaaaccacacctcctTCAAGTGAtcaggtactgtgtctgtctactgctgatgtgcggagaactctacacagagtcaacccaAGAAAATCATCAGGATCCGACAGCATACCAGGCTGTGAGTGTTCAGAGAATGCGccgaacagctggctgatgttctcacgaACATATTCAatatctctctgagcactgcagtcgcGGCAGAAAGCGAGCATGCTGCGCAGATGGAGCGGGAGAGCAAGCGGCGCACAAGTAGAGAGCAGAAGGACTTTATTTACACTGATATGCGTGCATGACCTCATGTGAGTTAGCAGTTACAGTCATTATGTAGCTCAAGTTAAACCTAACACAAGTCATAATGTGTGAGTTCATTGTTATACAGAGTGAGGTAATGCTTAGCAGAACGTTAGTTATGTGCCTCGGGCACATCATTTTATGTGTTCACTGAAGTTCTTTAGCTGGTACGAATTTCAGCGATTTAGTGCATGTTTATGTAGAAGCTTGTAATcgttttttctcttctgtttgtttCGTAGACCATATCAGTTTCATATCATTTCAAGTCATCGTACCATCTCATATCAACCTTTATAAGCCTAACATCGAGTTACATTCAGATGCATGGTTTGCTGTCGGTTCTATGAGTCAACTTAAGAGTATATAAGACTGCATTGAAGAAGCATGAGGGCTATGGATGATCTGCTGTCGTTCAGTAAAGCACAATTAAGTTCACACTGACTGCCGCGTATTTCCTGGGCTCTAATAGGCCTTCCCAGTTTGATGTCCACCTATGAGTAAACGGAAACAGCCCTACGGTGGGATTAGAGAATTATAACAAACCTTTCCCACAGTCAGGACAGTGAATATtactaaataaagaaataatactataatattattgtaaaacaatacatatttttaaaatactatgCTTAATGAGACAAAAAGCTGAAGTTAATTACTGAAATTTCATATGTTTTTAATATGCAACCATCCCTGTTCCATGTTGCAACTGTCCCCTGGGTTGGGGTAAGTTGCAACATCTGACTTCTTCCATTCCAAGTATTGTGAATGATATACTACATGGATAAAGTtgttgggacacctacacattacagcTACAGGAGTTATAATGACATCCCATtttaaatccataggcattaatatggagttgtaacattcaacattcattctcctggcatttacCAAACCCAGAGTTCACTGCCAGATGGAAAaacgtgatttgtcactccacagaatacgtttccactgctccagagtccagtgacgacatgctttacatcactccaTTGGACAGCGTCTTAGTGCTCTGCACTCTGTAACTTAAAGTAGTCTCAGTTGttgtggttcctaaacacttctTTTCAAAAAATACCACAGACAGTTGGTCCTGCAAGATCTATGAGGGAAGAAATTCCGTATACCAACTTTTTGcaatggtggcatcctattacagtaaCATGCTTAAATTTAGTGAGGTCTTTACAAAAACCCATTctatcacaaatgtttgtagaggcAGACTGCATGGGTGTTTGATTAGGACTGCATGAAACACccgaattcaatgattaagtcCCAATACGTTTTCTATATAGTCTGTGTGTCTAATTATCTTTAAATGCTAAACTTAATTAGCAGGCAGatttatgtttaaaaatttgGCTGGACTAGTCTTTATAGTCTTTGAGTAACTGAGAGAAATGCAAAAAGTGTTGCAAACATCCTCAGTCTCCATGCCTCCCATCTGCATGCCTTGAAAGCATCAGCTCATTTGACACACAACaatagcaaataaacaaacaaattacattgtcatttttattcattaaaggTAATTTCCATATAGGCAGCCCATTCATTGTTTCTGCACCAAGGCCTACAAGATCCTACTTACGCCACTGGACACCACCTACATGACGACAAGCTGTTTGGCAGGGTTGCCAGAAGAAGGCCCCTGCTGTCAAATACTAACATGTTCTGTAAAGCGGAATAGTGTAAGGCACAGCAGAGAGTTGTAGCACGGACTATGTTATGTGTAACAGACTGCCTGTTCTGGAGGAAAATAAATCACCCGTGAGTTACTAAACTGCTAACCCGAGTACTGGTCTCCTTCGTGCTCACTCACAGTCTGCCATTAACATAACATGGTGTCAGAAGTAAAAAGAAGTAACAAAGAAGAAGTAAAGACGAACTAAAGGCAAATAAACGGCGGAAAATGGATGCAAACAGAGACGGAGGAGTGACGCTACCACAGTTAGCACCACCGCGCAAGTTCGACTTTACCAATGCTAATGAATGGCCGAGATGGCTAAAACGCTATGAGCGCTATAGAATAGCGACTGAATTGGACAAGAAATCAGACGAATTTCAAGTGAATGCTTTCATGTATGCTGTCGGTGATGAGGCCGAGGACATTTTAAACGTGCTGCCGCtaacagaggaacagaaaaAGTCATATAAAGCAGTCACGGATGCGTTCACAGTGCATTGTGTGAGCAAGAGGAATGTGATTTTCGAAAGAGCACGCTTCAACCGGAGGAGCCAAGAGCCAGGTGAGAGTGTGGAATCTTTTATCACAGCGGTGCACACGCTGGCAGAGCATTGTGAGTTCGGGCCTCTGAGAGACCAGCTTATCAGAGACCGAAAAGTAGTCGGCATAAGAGATGCTAAGCTGTCGGAAAGTTTACAGCTGGACAGTGAGTTGACTTTAGAGAA harbors:
- the LOC119262631 gene encoding tumor necrosis factor receptor superfamily member 14-like — translated: MTCSFKIFILFAAVFTLNFELCFGPCARAEYEINGECCPMCAAGNYVYRHCTVDTSTNCVPCPESTYTDEPNCFINCFSCTVCDSGQSLRVKTSCSRSLDTACEPLDGSYCTAQQGGSCRRAEKHKNCSPGQYIKHRGTSFKDTECAECPDGTFSNGSLQICQPHSKCEDLGLTEIKVGTLSSDAECGNQTPTALIAGITVFILTVVVVVAVLMLLKIKHSTHQHAAGHDETVRSQDIELDQLFFSKEQKP